The Calliphora vicina chromosome 3, idCalVici1.1, whole genome shotgun sequence genome contains a region encoding:
- the LOC135955888 gene encoding SOSS complex subunit C homolog — MAFPTLGAQQETNRKILEDLQIKRQLLQKGVNPVADINLGTGLTTPLNQMPTTQLLGQPTDFPQTSSAITVPRSVFNPTSATTLGYFISQDSHYGNSFIPVLPRLDPIPANHTAK, encoded by the exons ATGGCTTTTCCTACACTAGGAGCACAACAAG AAACTAATCGAAAAATTCTGGAAGATTTACAAATAAAGCGACAACTTTTACAAAAAGGTGTTAATCCAGTGGCGGATATTAATCTTGGTACCGGTCTCACTACCCCCCTTAATCAG ATGCCCACTACGCAGTTGTTGGGTCAACCAACGGATTTTCCACAGACCAGCAGTGCCATCACGGTACCACGCTCTGTCTTTAATCCCACAAGTGCTACTACCTTGGGCTATTTTATTAGTCAGGATTCGCATTACGGCAACTCATTTATACCTGTCTTGCCAAGATTAGATCCAATACCGGCCAATCATACCGCTAAATAG
- the Mettl5 gene encoding rRNA N6-adenosine-methyltransferase Mettl5, whose product MARMRMKKLEEYLSGVDGFEKPKIKLEQYPTPPHIASCVLYNIQAQFEDLEGKLVGDLGAGCGMLSIGSFLLGAQLTVGFELDPAALDVFRYNVSEMELPAIDCIQANVLQLPGTKWENCFDTVVTNPPFGTKNNVGMDMRFIETGMHLATKAVYSLHKTSTRDYILKKSKDWNVKGQVVAELKYNIEASYKFHKNKSVDIEVDFWRFDVAEKEI is encoded by the exons ATGGCTCGCATGAGAATGAAAAAATTGGAGGAATATTTGTCGGGAGTAGATGGTTTTGAGAAGCCCAAAATCAAATTGGAACAATATCCTACACCTCCTCACATAGCTAGTTGTGTTTTATATAATATACAG GCTCAATTTGAGGACTTGGAAGGTAAATTAGTGGGAGATCTCGGTGCTGGCTGTGGCATGTTAAGCATAGGCTCATTTCTCTTGGGAGCCCAGCTTACCGTAGGCTTTGAATTGGATCCGGCTGCTTTAGAT gtttttcgtTACAATGTATCTGAAATGGAACTGCCCGCCATTGATTGTATTCAGGCAAATGTTTTGCAACTGCCCGGTACCAAATGGGAAAATTGTTTCGACACCGTAGTCACAAATCCACCATTTGgtacaaaaaataatgttggCATGGATATGCGTTTTATAGAAACTGGCATGCATTTAGCTACTAAGGCCGTATACTCATTACATAAAACGTCCACAAG GGATTACatacttaaaaaatcaaaagattGGAATGTCAAGGGTCAAGTGGTAGCTGAACTTAAATATAACATTGAGGCCAgctataaatttcataaaaacaaatCTGTAGATATAGAAGTTGATTTTTGGCGCTTCGATGTAGCCGAAAAAGAAATctag
- the Aldh7A1 gene encoding putative aldehyde dehydrogenase family 7 member A1 homolog, whose amino-acid sequence MSQLCRAVGILKNIPFQQTQKIASLHLSSTVRAGSYLIDSPEYSFLKDIGLERENPGVFTGSWKGSGDVITSVDPGTGKAIASVRTGTVQEMEESIKVGVEAYKEWCQVPAPVRGEIVRQIGDELRKYKEPLGKLVSLEVGKIYSEGQGEVQEFIDICDYAVGLSRIYAGQMINSERAQHTILEAWRPLGLVGVISAYNFPNAVFGWNAAIALTCGNSVLWKGAPSTALVSVATTKIVADVLKRNNLPPIATLCQGGTDVGKKMVSDNRVKLVSFTGSCQTGRDVGVEVQKRFGKVILELGGNNALVINEDANLKMALDAALFGCIGTSGQRCTTTRRIIVHEKLYDTFVKQLTGKYQQVLSRIGHQLEDNTLVGPVHSQQNIDGYKNTIEEAVKLGGKVAFGGKVIPREGFFVEPTIITGLAHDSPVVHRETFAPIVYVLKTKSVEEAIQWNNEVEQGLSSAIFTENMSKAFKWIGAQGSDCGIVNINTTTNGAEIGGAFGGEKHTGGGRESGSDAWKQYCKRATITVNHSGELACAQGVVFNVE is encoded by the exons ATGTCACAACTCTGTCGTGCTGTTGGTATTCTCAAGAATATTCCCTTCCAACAAACTCAAAAAATCGCTTCATTGCATCTCAGTTCTACAGTGAGAGCCGGCAGCTATTTAATCGATAGCCCAGAATATTCGTTCTTGAAAGACATTGGTTTGGAGCGTGAAAATCCTGGTGTATTTACCGGTTCCTGGAAAGGTTCTGGCGATGTTATCACTTCCGTTGATCCTGGTACCGGCAAAGCTATTGCCTCGGTACGCACCGGTACTGTGCAAGAAATGGAAGAATCCATTAAGGTGGGCGTAGAAGCCTATAAGGAATGGTGTCAAGTGCCAGCTCCTGTCAGAGGTGAAATCGTCCGACAAATTGGTGATGAGTTGCGTAAATATAAGGAGCCTTTGGGTAAATTGGTGAGTTTGGAAGTGGGCAAAATCTACAGTGAGGGTCAGGGTGAAGTGCAGGAGTTCATTGATATCTGTGATTATGCTGTGGGTTTGTCGCGTATCTATGCTGGACAAATGATTAATTCGGAAAGAGCTCAGCATACAATTTTGGAGGCCTGGCGTCCCTTGGGTTTGGTGGGTGTTATCTCCGCCTATAATTTCCCCAATGCTGTGTTCGGCTGGAATGCAGCCATTGCCttg aCTTGTGGCAACAGCGTTTTGTGGAAGGGAGCCCCCAGCACTGCCTTAGTTTCTGTGGCCACCACCAAAATTGTAGCCGATGTCTTGAAACGCAACAATTTGCCACCTATTGCCACTTTGTGCCAAGGCGGCACTGATGTGGGCAAAAAAATGGTTTCCGACAACCGTGTCAAGTTGGTTTCCTTTACCGGCAGTTGCCAAACGGGCCGTGACGTGGGTGTTGAAGTACAAAAACGTTTTGGCAAGGTCATATTGGAATTGGGTGGTAACAATGCTTTGGTTATTAATGAAGATGCCAACCTTAAAATGGCCTTAGATGCTGCTTTGTTCGGTTGCATTGGCACCTCGGGACAACGTTGCACCACCACCAGACGTATCATTGTGCATGAGAAACTTTATGATACTTTTGTTAAGCAACTTACCGGCAAATATCAGCAAGTTTTATCACGTATTGGTCACCAACTGGAAGACAATACCTTAGTAGGTCCCGTTCATTCACAACAAAATATTGATGGTTATAAGAACACCATTGAGGAGGCTGTTAAGTTGGGTGGCAAAGTGGCTTTCGGCGGTAAAGTTATACCACGTGAGGGTTTCTTTGTAGAGCCTACCATTATCACCGGTTTGGCACATGATTCTCCCGTAGTACACCGTGAAACTTTCGCTCCCATTGTTTATGTATTGAAAACCAAATCCGTTGAAGAAGCCATTCAATGGAACAACGAAGTTGAGCAGGGTCTTTCCTCTGCCATTTTCACTGAAAACATGTCCAAGGCTTTTAAATGGATTGGTGCTCAAGGTTCGGACTGTGGTATTGTCAACATCAACACCACCACCAACGGTGCTGAGATTGGTGGTGCTTTCGGCGGTGAAAAACATACTGGCGGTGGTCGGGAATCTGGTTCTGATGCCTGGAAACAATACTGCAAGAGAGCTACTATTACTGTTAATCACTCGGGAGAACTGGCCTGTGCCCAAGGTGTGGTCTTCAATGTAGAGTAA
- the LOC135955889 gene encoding uncharacterized protein LOC135955889, whose product MEVMEEGNLMDRVPILLQRDLQYYQTHQRVLQERLCTGVVGGKLDFPRYASFAAIKIILWWEDEYFASYRKHSGLLHTEKELSEGDFSSVVVKSSDPDKFVSLVTKSADLLLEHLHVLSQESLDHADLSVLTATIGAAALVRNCLNVYLQAATTKICPPKGDEKGGALKISLKQYSQLSEALAERLLDLHCRLLLLYIVQDADALHWEDNEAFFESERGSYCIQMWWLYMYGTKDDLWNSVPPKMAQRIFGGMLNETLSVLTVRYSQITTSLARAQLHLCDICNLLFCIAELLPHVCESGEAYVGLQLNNQSVIIRDIHAKCRELFYCLLLRGAPLGVLSKVFRKGLENMEMFSSRHGLPSAWIIFALPRLFPKDQSCQWVTEFADLNTSSAVSLELKVLLSSPEADWPFLVKVLLMRDGHLTGIILKHLLKHLPSGENFKNVAKHSFIEDINEPKKCEGFLCRGECFNVADLIADDLDPVGQTNCQIVLSLTYLLVALGKAVDIKTCLIKSLEDVGLPGWSDCLDKRQVWNQKRPPWLEAIMHFVYPVLDCIVEMLVNAVEAGASMYQAMSLALTCVSEMWDCIPEGLYKVTSLLQDITPVSTRPLSDSVLMQVMFAALYTELIKTAEKYEKLKDEGKASICYTISEAICSIDEDDKHTDQIELFLKQAKDSIILESYGSSGRGPGGMSAVSTVKIDEIGTADSDRLSHSPPANYAMELEVGITDFIAEVLTSDVLTTDIGKQALKVCYNYLKNNKDWLMEQLGTSVNDPSAFQGVQGQNVKETKPSLLRTMFFIENTPFDQLLTGSLKIEYVTWLQTPLSLNPERAWLHLARRCDFQEDVKLTMPEVAMVASIQKIMKKRKNYGK is encoded by the exons atggAGGTTATGGAAGAGGGTAATCTTATGGACCGTGTGCCTATTTTACTGCAACGGGATTTACAATATTATCag acGCACCAACGAGTTTTACAGGAACGTTTGTGTACCGGTGTGGTGGGTGGCAAATTGGATTTTCCACGTTATGCTTCATTTGCGGCCATTAAAATTATCTTATGGTGGGAGGATGAGTATTTTGCTTCATATAGAAAACATTCGGGTTTATTGCATACGGAAAAGGAGCTGAGTGAGGGAGATTTT TCCTCGGTTGTGGTAAAAAGTTCCGATCCGGACAAATTCGTTAGTCTTGTAACCAAATCAGCCGATTTGTTATTGGAACATTTGCACGTTTTATCCCAAGAGTCTTTGGATCATGCTGACCTATCGGTACTAACCGCCACTATAGGAGCAGCAGCCCTAGTACGCAACTGCTTAAATGTTTATCTTCAAGCTGCAACTACGAAAATTTGTCCGCCCAAAGGAGACGAAAAGGGTGGTGCTTTAAAAATATCCCTTAAACAATATTCACAATTATCTGAGGCGTTGGCTGAACGTCTTTTAGATTTACACTGTCGCCTGCTATTACTCTATATAGTTCAGGATGCTGATGCCTTGCACTGGGAAGATAACGAAGCATTTTTTGAATCCGAACGCGGCTCGTATTGCATACAAATGTGGTGGTTGTATATGTATGGCACCAAAGATGATTTATGGAATTCGGTGCCACCGAAAATGGCACAACGCATATTTGGCGGTATGCTGAATGAAACGTTGAGTGTGCTGACAGTACGTTATTCACAAATAACCACTAGCTTAGCACGGGCCCAATTACATTTGTGtgatatttgtaatttattattttgtattgctgAATTATTGCCGCATGTTTGTGAGAGTGGTGAGGCTTATGTGG GATTACAGTTAAATAACCAAAGTGTCATTATACGTGATATACATGCAAAGTGCAGGGAACTTTTTTATTGCCTTCTGTTGCGTGGTGCACCGCTTGGAGTACTCTCAAAG GTCTTCCGCAAAGGTCTGGAAAATATGGAAATGTTTTCTTCCCGCCATGGATTACCAAGTGCTTGGATTATATTCGCCTTACCCCGGCTATTTCCCAAAGATCAGTCATGCCAATGGGTAACAGAATTTGCAGATTTGAATACCAGCTCAGCGGTGTCTTTAGAACTAAAAGTTTTATTGTCTTCACCTGAAGCGGATTGGCCGTTTTTGGTTAAG GTCTTGCTAATGCGAGATGGCCACTTGACCGGTATTATCTTAAAACATCTACTAAAACACTTACCCTCTGGTGagaattttaagaatgtagctAAACATTCGTTTATAGAGGATATCAATGAACCTAAAAAGTGTGAGGGATTTCTATGTCGGGGAGAATGCTTTAATGTGGCAGATTTAATAGCAGATGATTTGG ATCCTGTGGGTCAAACAAATTGCCAGATTGTTTTATCCTTGACCTATTTATTGGTGGCTTTGGGCAAGGCTGTCGATATTAAAACATGTTTGATAAAATCCTTAGAAGATGTGGGGTTACCGGGTTGGAGTGACTGTTTGGATAAGAGACAG gtATGGAATCAAAAGCGACCTCCTTGGTTGGAAGCCATTATGCACTTTGTTTATCCTGTTTTGGATTGTATTGTGGAAATGTTGGTGAATGCTGTAGAGGCTGGGGCCAGCATGTATCAAGCCATGTCTTTGGCCTTAACCTGTGTATCAGAAATGTGGGATTGTATACCTGAAGGACTCTACAAAGTTACATCCCTATTGCAAGATATTACTCCAGTATCTACAAGacctttaa GCGATTCTGTGTTAATGCAAGTTATGTTTGCCGCCCTCTACACTGAGCTGATTAAAACTGCTGAGAAATATGAGAAGTTAAAGGATGAGGGCAAAGCTTCCATTTGTTATACCATATCCGAGGCAATTTGCTCCATTGATGAGGATGACAAACATACCGACCAGATAGAGCTGTTTTTAAAGCAGGCTAAGGATAGTATAATTTTGGAAAGTTATGGTTCTTCGGGTCGTGGTCCGGGTGGTATGAGTGCTGTGAGCACGGTTAAAATTGATGAAATTGGTACGGCCGATTCGGATCGTTTGAGTCACAGTCCTCCGGCTAATTATGCCATGGAGTTGGAGGTTGGCATTACCGATTTCATTGCAGAGGTCTTGACCAGTGATGTATTGACTACGGACATTGGTAAACAGGCTTTAAAG gtCTGTTACAActacttgaaaaacaacaaagatTGGCTAATGGAACAGTTGGGCACCAGCGTAAACGATCCAAGCGCATTTCAAGGGGTACAGGGACAAAATGTCAAAGAAACCAAACCCTCACTACTTAGAACTATGTTCTTCATAGAAAATACTCCCTTTGACCag TTATTAACGGGTTCCTTGAAAATTGAGTATGTTACATGGCTGCAAACTCCCCTGTCATTAAATCCAGAACGTGCTTGGTTGCATTTGGCGCGTCGCTGTGACTTTCAAGAAGATGTCAAACTAACAATGCCGGAAGTAGCCATGGTTGCCAGCATACAAAAAATCATGAAGAAACGTAAAAATTAtggaaagtaa
- the LOC135955886 gene encoding uncharacterized protein LOC135955886 — MQVMFAALYTELIKTAEKYEKLKDEGKASICYTISEAICSIDEDDKHTDQIELFLKQAKDSIILESYGSSGRGPGGMSAVSTVKIDEIGTADSDRLSHSPPANYAMELEVGITDFIAEVLTSDVLTTDIGKQALKVCYNYLKNNKDWLMEQLGTSVNDPSAFQGVQGQNVKETKPSLLRTMFFIENTPFDQLLTGSLKIEYVTWLQTPLSLNPERAWLHLARRCDFQEDVKLTMPEVAMVASIQKIMKKRKNYGK; from the exons ATGCAAGTTATGTTTGCCGCCCTCTACACTGAGCTGATTAAAACTGCTGAGAAATATGAGAAGTTAAAGGATGAGGGCAAAGCTTCCATTTGTTATACCATATCCGAGGCAATTTGCTCCATTGATGAGGATGACAAACATACCGACCAGATAGAGCTGTTTTTAAAGCAGGCTAAGGATAGTATAATTTTGGAAAGTTATGGTTCTTCGGGTCGTGGTCCGGGTGGTATGAGTGCTGTGAGCACGGTTAAAATTGATGAAATTGGTACGGCCGATTCGGATCGTTTGAGTCACAGTCCTCCGGCTAATTATGCCATGGAGTTGGAGGTTGGCATTACCGATTTCATTGCAGAGGTCTTGACCAGTGATGTATTGACTACGGACATTGGTAAACAGGCTTTAAAG gtCTGTTACAActacttgaaaaacaacaaagatTGGCTAATGGAACAGTTGGGCACCAGCGTAAACGATCCAAGCGCATTTCAAGGGGTACAGGGACAAAATGTCAAAGAAACCAAACCCTCACTACTTAGAACTATGTTCTTCATAGAAAATACTCCCTTTGACCag TTATTAACGGGTTCCTTGAAAATTGAGTATGTTACATGGCTGCAAACTCCCCTGTCATTAAATCCAGAACGTGCTTGGTTGCATTTGGCGCGTCGCTGTGACTTTCAAGAAGATGTCAAACTAACAATGCCGGAAGTAGCCATGGTTGCCAGCATACAAAAAATCATGAAGAAACGTAAAAATTAtggaaagtaa